The genome window AGCAATGGCTGTAACTGTTTTTCCAATGCTGCGTTTTGATCTGCTAATTGTTTTGACTTACCAAACATGATGATATCTCTTGTGTGTTGTTCGCAATGTTGTTGCAAACATCATATGTCGGCGGTGATGAAGAAAAGATGAATTCGTTACTCGATAAATATGAGCTGCATCACCTTTCTAAGGAATCAAATAAGTAAAAAGGGAAAATTTGCGAATGAGTCAAAATAATGGGGTGACATTGAAAAAATGCTAGATGCTTCATGGTAGAAAAAGATACAGATAGAGGTGAAGCAAATTCGGCGCGCTTGAGCAGGTTATTTCAGCAGCTATTGATACCGTATGAGTAGCGCTGCTGAAGCTATTGATACCGTATGAGTAGCGCTGCTGAGATAGTTCTGTGTTATGTGCAAAGTCTCAAATATTGATATGCCGAGCCAATGAGCCCATTGCTTAATAAACTTGTATCTTCATCTACTTTTTGGATGAGTCTGAGGACGCTATCTGCGATGCTTTGATGGATTCGATTTTAATAGCGTTTCTGTTTATCTAATTCACTCCTAGAGCACGCCTAACAGTGCCCACATAGTAGCAACAGTCAAGATAGCACTAACTTTGACTGGCTTACTACGCTCAGTAATCCCTTTGAACAAAATCATACTTTTGGACGATATCTTTATTAATTCCAGTCCAGTAATCTGTAAATAACAGCTTTTTATGAATATACATCTGTTTTGAGTGACCAGAAGCTAACTTCATTTATCGAATTTTTATTCAATACATTAACGCCAAACCTGATGTGAGTCAGGGACGGAAAACCGACAGCTGTACATTATTGGTATCAGGGCTGGGCTGCATAACATGGACATTTCTTATGAAAAAAATAGTGTGGATACTATTCAGTCTGCTTTTATTGACGCTATCACATAGCACATGGGCTGCGACTGTCGTTAAAGCTGAGTTTGTTGCTGGATGGCCAGAGTATGATGGTGGAGAGTTTCAGTTTTCTGGAAATTTTGTAGGTGAAGATCTGAATAATGACGGTCTCTTGTCTTTCGGAGAGTTTTCCGTATTTAATTGGCGCTCAACATACGAGTCTTTCACCATAGCAGACTTGTTTGATACAGGTGATATCATGATTAGTACGCAAGAATGGTTGAATAATGGCATAAGTTGGATTGGGGCCTCCGACTTGGCTTACATCACATGGGATGACAGAGGGCAATCAATAAATACTATTCTTAAGGGTGAATATCGCTTTACCTCTTTTGAGGTGTCGGCGGTGCCATTGCCACCAGCAGCCTTGCTATTTGCTCCTGCGCTACTTGGTTTCATGGGCTTACGTCGCAAAGTAAAGCTCGCTGTTTAACGAGGTAATATTATTTGGAATAATAAAGCCACCATCGCATGGTGGCTTTATTGTTTATTTAGTGTTTGATAGTGGTTTTGGTGGCTATTGCTCAACAAAAAAACAGTTTAGTCTACGAGCTTCAGGCTTAGCTGTTGTGCTAATGTTTAACTATTGTCGTAATGGCTTGTCTGAATAGAGCGCCCCTCTCTTATAAGTCTCTTTCATAGCACCGCCTATCATGATACTTAGCTTATACAGAGTGATTTTATCAATCATTTCCACCTATTCGAAGCCGATGCTCAGTGTCAATGCTGTTACAAATATAAAGATGACAACAGCTTTGACAGGGTTATTAATCTCATTAATCTTTTTGAATAGGCGTTTAATCGCTTTTCGCCCGAACTTACGTTTCATACTCACTTTGAAGTCATATAGATAAAACGGAACTTTATAGGTGAAAGTGAAGTTTTTACTTTTTCGCATACCGCTCAGATAAATCTCCACAAATCTGTCCCTGCCTTCCGGATGCAGCTTGTATGTAATTCGCGTTAAGTCTGATAGACGTTTAGGCATGCTAACTGGGTGGTTGTAGAAGCGTGCTCTATTGATATCAATTAATGTGAACGTCAAGTCAGGCTCTCTTTTCTTAACGAGTATATTGCCGCCAGCTAAATCTCGGAAAAATACGCCTCGAGCATGCATTTGTTGAAGAAATTCTGACAATGCACGATAGATTGTGTCCTCCGCTACCCCCTGATAACTGTTTGCTCCTTCACGAAGCGCATTGAACATGTCCCGAATATTGAAATCATGATCAACTTTTTCACAAATAAACACATTTTCCAACATGCTTTTGTCACCACTTTTTTCAAAGTAAGCAATAGCTCGTGCCGTTGATATATTTCTTCGCGATAATTCAGCTGCTGCATTCCAACTTCTACGGGCTTTACTTGGTTTGAAACGATCAACGATAAGCTTTTGAATTGCTACCTTAAGTGGTTTCTTTGCTACAACTTCTTCGTCATTAACGCCGGGAACTCTCCAAATGATATTTCGGGCTTTTCTGAAGGTATTTTCTTTTGTATAAGTGGGAAGTCGATCGGGGTGAAGTTCTTTGATTATGGCCTCTGCATGTGTTTCATCATGGGCTGCTAGCATGCCAACCCAGCCATTTTCATTGATGGGGAAGTATTGCCCATAACCAGTGTGAGCGAACAGAGAAGTTGTCGTTAAATTGTGGTCTACAGAAAGTGTCACTTCATCTACGCCTTCCCAGAGGAGGAACATCGGTGACTCGTTAACGAAATGTGCTGAGGTTCCTAAATCATGACCATCACGATTTTTAAACTCAGCTTTTTGCAAGTCTGACTCATCATAAAGGTTAGCCAGATCACAAGCTTTACCGTTAATGGTCCATGCGATGTGCACCACGGAGTCGTCTTTTTTAAAGGCATGTATTTCAATATTTTTTGTCGTTGCCAGTGCGCCTTTGTATTCAGCACTGGAAATAGCGGTAATGACTTGTTTTAATGCATAGAAAGATGGACGAGCACGGAAGCTTTCTAATGGACCAATCACGCTGGCGTAATGGGTGATACGTTCAAGCTTAGGATATTGTTCGCTACCATCATCAATTAGTCCCTCTCTTGCGCAGAGTAAAGGTCCCCAAAATGCTTTCTCTAGCGAACCTGATGCAGCCAGTAAAACAAAATATCGACTCAGATAATCAGCTTGTTTTTGTTCTTTCTCAACTAAAACTCGCTCGATTCTGGGTAGTGTCCAGAAGGCGGCGGGTGACACAAATCTTGACACGCCATTTTCATCTCCCGCCTTTCTCATTAAACGAGCTTTTTTAACTAAATTATATTTAAGTAATTTTGCCCACTTGAAGCCCAATACACGATGATCATAGCGCTCCGGCTCACTAACACGTTCTGTAAATAGGTTATTAGTATGAATGTCAGGCAACATTGACATGCTACCTAATTCATCGAGGAGTCCAAATGAATAAAAGGGCTCAAAATCAGAAATATTAGGTCCGGCTATTGTGATACCTCTTGCTTTGAGTTCAGTGTAAGCGATTTTCCAGGCGGCAAAAAAGCCTGGCTTACTGTAGCCAGCCCATCTTCTACGGTTGATCGTCGTACCGATCTCTATTGCTGATACATCTGAACCAAAATGCTCACAGACTTCAATAAGAAATTGATGCCATGTGTCCTGTGCGTCCTTGGTCTCCATCTGATGCGCTTGATCAAATGGTTGAACGAGATGAAGAAGCACATCAAAATCTTCAGTGATGAGTTTTCTGAGTAATCTACCTGCATTACCAGTCACATCGCCGTAACTGAGATCAATACGTACTGACTTGATATTAAGTTCGTGTAGATGATTGATGATGTAATCATCGACGCGAGCATCATCAGATGCAGCGACACCAACGCCAAGAAAGTTTTCAGGCACGACATGACCCGCTTGAGGGATGTGACCTTTGCGAAGCAAAAGACCGCCTTTTAAAGTGTGCTTAATTGTTTTTAATAAGAACCTTCCATCCACCATAGAAGGTATGTTTGCCGCTTCGCTTTTTCTCGGTAAGCCAGTCATTTTCGCTCAATCTTGTTATAAATGTGACAGGAATGTTACACCAGATGGATGAGTGATAACTATGATGAATGAGGATGACGTTAAGCTATGCTAAATGGTCAACTACACTAACTGATTGAATTCATAAGAACTTAGACGAGGAGGTTGATTTCGTTATGCAGGGTTAAGGTTGACTAAATAGTTGTGACAGATTGGCGAATTTTTTAGATTTTATTGTCAACAGCTTTAATTTTGGGTTGACTAAAAACACATATTACAGACTCACGCTACCAGTTGTGGAACGCATACTACCAACTGTTGCTTTGCTATCTTCTGCTGCATGACGTGGCTTCATGGGCTTAGCTAGCTGAACTAACAAGAAGCTAATTGACAAACAAGGTTTAAATATTAAAGCCGAGATAATACGGCAGCTTTTTATTTGTATTGCAGATACTTCGTTACAGATTAGCAACCAAACAACATACAGTGTTCGAGCTTCAAACTTATCACTGTTATAATGCCCGACCATTGTCCTCCATAGCTCAGCTGGATAGAGCATTGAATATTTATCTGTCCACAATGAGAAAGATAGGACGGGGAATCCATTATTGGCTCTGATAATCAATATCAAAATTTATTATTAGTACCAAAGTACAATAGTTCTTAATAGAAATTTAGTGTGAAAATAAGTAGGTGATTAAATCACTCTCTTTTATTATGCCAAACTTGGCGTGAGCCTTGGACGGAAAACCACAGCTGTGCTTATAAGGACAGGTATCAGGGCTGGGTTGCATACCTTTAAGGAGTTCACCGATGAATAAGATGATCGCTACAATAATATTCTCATTTTTTTCTTTACCTATCTTTGCCGCTCCCGTCGACATTGATTTGAGTGGGACTACCTCTGCAAGCCTAATTGATGCTGATGGGGCAAGTTTTTCACAAACTTTTACAGGTCAGACTGCATCTGGGTCAGGCATTTCAGGTTCCCCTACAGGTTCATTGTCACTAGCACCAAGTGGAACAATAAGTGTAGCCTCTTATAATTCTG of Methylophaga marina contains these proteins:
- a CDS encoding lipopolysaccharide kinase InaA family protein; the encoded protein is MTGLPRKSEAANIPSMVDGRFLLKTIKHTLKGGLLLRKGHIPQAGHVVPENFLGVGVAASDDARVDDYIINHLHELNIKSVRIDLSYGDVTGNAGRLLRKLITEDFDVLLHLVQPFDQAHQMETKDAQDTWHQFLIEVCEHFGSDVSAIEIGTTINRRRWAGYSKPGFFAAWKIAYTELKARGITIAGPNISDFEPFYSFGLLDELGSMSMLPDIHTNNLFTERVSEPERYDHRVLGFKWAKLLKYNLVKKARLMRKAGDENGVSRFVSPAAFWTLPRIERVLVEKEQKQADYLSRYFVLLAASGSLEKAFWGPLLCAREGLIDDGSEQYPKLERITHYASVIGPLESFRARPSFYALKQVITAISSAEYKGALATTKNIEIHAFKKDDSVVHIAWTINGKACDLANLYDESDLQKAEFKNRDGHDLGTSAHFVNESPMFLLWEGVDEVTLSVDHNLTTTSLFAHTGYGQYFPINENGWVGMLAAHDETHAEAIIKELHPDRLPTYTKENTFRKARNIIWRVPGVNDEEVVAKKPLKVAIQKLIVDRFKPSKARRSWNAAAELSRRNISTARAIAYFEKSGDKSMLENVFICEKVDHDFNIRDMFNALREGANSYQGVAEDTIYRALSEFLQQMHARGVFFRDLAGGNILVKKREPDLTFTLIDINRARFYNHPVSMPKRLSDLTRITYKLHPEGRDRFVEIYLSGMRKSKNFTFTYKVPFYLYDFKVSMKRKFGRKAIKRLFKKINEINNPVKAVVIFIFVTALTLSIGFE